The sequence ATGTTGTCTGGATGACGACTGAACGTGAGTCTGAGCAGCAGAGAGACGCCTTCAGCTTCAGCACTTCCCCGTTAACAGTCTTCAGTACGTCACGCTGCTGCATCACAAAGAGGCAGAGCAGCTTCTCCAGCAAACGTCAGTGAATGAGATGTTCCGTTGGGTAATTCAGCTCCGAATCTAaaatccttttaaaaaacaaattcccTTTTCCTACAAAATGTTAATTGAACTCACATGTAGTTATAAGCAAAAACAGACTGTATGTGTCCAAGTCCAAACACTAAATGTATATCATCACTTTAGCTCCATCTTTGTAGAACTAGTCAGTTTAAATCTGGTTTTACTATCTTAGAAAACATTATGAGTTGCAGCACTTAACTAAGAAGCTGTAAAATTAAAGGTGTTgaggtggcaggcaggatgtaggacccaaatgcaggacccAGAGACAGAATGATTAACTAAagtggcagctttattgctggagaacattcaaatagaaatagaagaaaacaaaactagaaactCAAAACTTAAGCCCAAACTAGAAACCCGGGAAACTAGAAAATCAAACCAGGAAAGAGTGAACCAGAACATTACCAGAAGcacatagaaaacaaaacacagtacaGTTGTTAGATTtctattgttgattgtcatttatgcttagaaatatttacttatatatgcttagagttttgtaattagttgtagattggtagaggttttgatccttgatagtctgcaaactttgtgtgtattagacagcactttgggagcatgagaggtcataccgtgtcttattgttttatggtaggattaacgtagttgcgtctgttctagtctaagtgctctttgtttagatgaactgcaggacttcctcaccgtgttatctaggatgaaccatctagggtgagggggaggctaccctcttcctgaccaaggatgtttgaacctttgatcagcagtccacacacacacacacacacacacaggcaaggtactctttgtgtgtatgtagacgtcatatgttaatgaacttatgcatattcatgtaacctcaaaagaacagtggtacgggagaacagacgagagcaactggggtcaagcgaaggaacggtgcctcccgtgcacgagaaacatgaagaagcttgcctacttgtgtcttgctttgcagtgtaattatattgtcttcaacgttccagcggatagattcaagctacaaacctatcaacaGTGAGGGTACAACACAACAACTAACagagaaacacaaggcttaaatacacaagcaGGACTACGAGAAGATGGGGAATAGGTGGTAACACATCTGGGACAAATCAGGCCTAATGACagaagggaagcaaaaccaagcacactgcacacaggacagggactatcaaaataaaacaggaaacacatgaggCACAGACTTGATACtgaacagagggaacacagagcaCAGGGACAGGACTGACAAACTGCAACATGAGACACGACTGAACAAGAAAATCAGCATGAAGACAGAACTAAACCTTGAGTAAACATGAGGCCTACAGGAAGAAAACCCaagtagattagattagattagattagatgaaactttattaatccctcgggtgggttcctccaggaaattcagtttccagtagcaaagcaccgaaagaagttgcatgttacagataCATTAAGGGGAATAAGAGTAAGGATATAAGCATAAATacaccatatatacacatatatagataCAGAATATACAATATGGATAAATAGGATTGCTCATTTGAGTGAGTATATTTCACCGTTGCTTTCGTAtacatgaagcggacatacctgagtggctgcgatctaatcctgtttacataaagtaagcctgctcccgagcaggtttacgcttacggatctgttgctatgacagcaagtcccggatgagcttcggagaaccgaacgatccaggatcacgtgaaatcgtcaacaatctaatccagctaattTACGTAGCGAGGTACAAAGAACGGACCCCTGGTCTGACTGTTAGCTGAACGTGTGTGCGCAGGTGTGCGTCTCACTCTTTGTGACCAAGCTGGGAGGAGTCTGCAGGTGTACCTGGACTTAAGCCACACCCCCTACCCACCTGGCCTGTTGCCGGGTAACACTCTGCTGTTGTCTGGTGTCCAGAGGAGGCTgtccaggtgagacacacatagACAGGCTTATAAATGTTTGGACTCTTTATTTGGACTCATTTCCAACAATGTCACAAGTGTGTACTGCACGTACTTACCTGTCAGCTCCATAACTGTGGTCTCCCTGGGAGACACCAGGTAAGTTTACAGGTAAAGTCTGGTTCACGTGTTTGTCgtgctgttgtttatttgtttgtttggtttctatCAGCTCGGcccagcctcctcctcctgctcccatCATGCACCTGGGTGAGTGGGCTCTGAGCAGCAAGCAGAGGTGCGCTGTGggacaggtcaaaggtcacgtggtgtgtttcctgttcctgCAACTGCAGTGGAGCTGCTCGCTGTGTGGCAGCGTGTACACACAGGTACTgcataaaatacacacagtgtGTACAGGATGTGTTTAGTGGCAGTTTCTCGGGTGCAGTGAAAGTACTCAGAGTGCTTCATGTGTTGTTAGCGTGTTGGTGGTGTGTTAGTGTTGGTGCAGTAAGTAAAGTGTCGTTTTGGAGGAAACTGCTCACaatttcaggtgtgtgtgtttacctgttgctctctctctctcagggctGCAGCAGCTCTCAGTGTCACTCGACCTCGTCAGTGTTTCAGTCCAAAGCAAAGTAAGAGCAGCTTCCTGTTGAGCTCACCTGCTGATACGTGTTAATCACCTGGATGAGTCAGGTGACAGTCACATGATCAAACCATGTGGCTCTGCTCTTCGATCAGGCTGGTGATTGATGATGGGACAGGTGAGGCTCACGCCTGGTTCTCAGCTGCTCTGGTTCGTGCTCTGCTGGGATTGGCTGATGCTCAGTGGGAGGGGCTTCAGAGAGCActcagggtcagaggtcacatcaGAGTCTTCCCTCGTGGGCAGAGCCAGGTCAGTAGCACCTGTCAGGTGTATATATTTACCTGTCACAGGTGAGTCACAGGTGAGTCACGCGCTCATCGTCgtctttaaactttattttatctttaaaaatttAAGATCGGGTCATGTTTTTATTCCTGAGGCTTTAACTGTGAAAGGGCACATCCTGTTTACATCCTGGTAACAGCTCCGTCTGCTCACACTTTACTGCTGAACTGGTTTGGGGGCGTGGCGTCAAACTGAGGGTTTTCTTCATATTTACAGTCGGTGTGAAAACGTCAGAAGGTTTgagtgaaaagagagaaaaagatgtttGTGAGGATTCACGTTGTGGATATCTGAGGTTATCAGAGTGCCAggaagggaaacctgaagaaagtcaaAGAGCCGCCCAGCACAGAACAAGCCTGTCAGAGCAAAGACTTCAAAGACTCTACAGGCTGCACAGGGACGCACTGTGAGCTCACAGAGCTCCACGTCTGCAGACACCTTCAGCCACACTGCTGAGGACGAAGACCTGCAGACTGAAACGTCCTGTGGTCAGAGGAGGTGAAACGAGAAGAAGATGCAGCTACAACCCAAAGAACAGCGTCCACACAGTGAAGCACGGTGGGGACGCTGTGGGGGGGCCaccacagagagaaacaggcGTCCTGCAGGACGTTTCCACAGGGCCGAGCCGTGAGTCTGCAGAGACATaacctctgtgtctgtctcaggTGTGTGACGGGGACGCTGACGACTTCCTCCTCCACTTCCTGTTGTGTCTGTGCAGCAGCGATGTCATGATTCGGCTGTTCAGCCTCACCTGCAGGAAACACACCAACCAGAGACCAGAAGATAACACCACCCTGACCAACCCTGACTGCAACCTTCagagtcgtgtgtgtgtgtttcagaggtGAGGAGGTTCACTCGAGGAGACAGAGTTCCTGACCAGACTGGCTCCTCCCCTTCAGCTCACCTGTCTGCACCTCCACCCTGACTGAGCTCCACCTGCTTCGTTCTGACTTCATCTGTTCTACGTGTTCgtacaaataaaactttattgttcCTCCTGTCACATGGTATCTCACCTTCACTGACCCTAACGCTGGTGatcagggtcagaggtcacacgaAGCTCTCTGGGTTTAACCTCACACGAAAGGGGCGTCGCTGTCATCATCACAAAGGGGCCTATAACAGGTCATGTGACCCTTCTACAGGAAGTGATCCCTGTGGGTGGCGCCCACATCAGAGACGTTCTCAGATGGTGATTCATCAAACCTGCACCAGTAAAATCTGACAGTAGAAGGATGATGAGTGAAACTGGTTAATCTGGTGTTTGTGGCACAGAAGGTTTGACCTCCACTGTGTGACACGGGTCAGACTCCAGCTGGGCCTGCCGCtctcagcctcactctgaggaAGCCTACAGTCTGTCACAGTGGAAACTACACCGGGGGACCccatccttggggtggacccatttttgttttagcgtgttttggggtttaaaagccacagagacgcgGTGCTCaggaaaaatgcatttcagctGTGCTGATGCTCCTGACACGTATaagactggggaaacctgcattcAGCTGGACCTGAAAAACACTATGTCCAGATAAacacaatcaacttttggagaaaaataaaagattcttCATCAGACTAACAACTAAAAACATGACACTTACCTTAACAGTATGGGCTACATCAAATATATTCAAGAACGACAACAACACTTCTCACTGCTGCTAATtttaacaaaactaaacaaaaagtagaaaaaggcAATTCACCAAGTCttgaaaagtaaaactgaaaaatagaaacacagaaTAAAGCATCCATCCAGATCTTTACCACCAACAACATAAAATCTATCTTAATTAAATGGCCAAATTCTCCAATAAATTAgcaataataaagtaaaaaaaaataagacattCAATTTATGGACGCTCAAATTAACAGAGCGACATTAAACGCACCTCATTGCCTGCCGTAGCGTTCTTCGCAGCTGCACTTCACCTCAAAGGTCGCTTAATACATCGGATTGAACTTAACCAAAGTccaattaaaggaaaataaatgtttctaacAAATACAATGAAGAAGATTAAAATAATTCACTGTCAGTTACTGTCGCTGTGAGTTTGACGAGGTCAGCTGCTTCATTTGGTTCTGCCTAAAGTTCTCTCAGTGATCCAGTGTTTATGTGATAAGATACGTGTTTAATGCAGAGAGTTGGAATTACAAGTTGGTAAGAAGCTTTTTAACAAAGGTTTGATTTAAGCTTTAAGTTCAAAGGTGAAAGAAATTTCACGTTTGATGAAGGAAGATCAAGGCTAACAAGGacataggtcaaaggtcaaaataaGGTGAGAAAATATAATAGATATATATAATCAATCAATAAGGTGAAAATATCAGATAAAAGGGTTTATTTGGTTATAAGGAAtaaagaggtcaaaggtcaaaacaaGAGTACTGTTAAGTTAAAATtaaagggtcaaaggtcagattaAACAAGTTACACAGAAAGGATCGGCAAAACTTAAACAAGGATAAAGAAATAATACATTAAACaaggaaataaattaaaagtctgAGTTAATGAGAAATTAAACGTTTAAATCAGGTTAAGAGTTAAATTTTAAGCTTTTCTTagttaaactaaataaaataatcagaataaacgattggaggaaaaaagcaaagatgtTGTGATCAAATAGTTTGTacggcagaaagaaaaacatgtttcagtagATTGTATGTTGGAAACCACAGTAGACACAGTAGACTCAAATCATTGTTACTGAGGAATTCTGCCTTAAACAGTAAAGTGTtctttaacagtgtgtgtgtgtgtctgcagctgttctttgtgttgttgctgcatcGTTGCCTCAGGGggaaagttgtgtgtgtgttatgcagACTAGCAGAGACTGCAGCTGtcagcagccacacacactttctattcttcaaatcaaatcacagtgAAACATGTTCACTGACAGCTCAGCTTCAGCATCGTCTTcatgctgtgactgcagccgttcaactctgtttgtctttaacccaaatcatcacaacatgcaaatataatcatcaAAATGATGTGACTggaaggatgcagcagtctgtgctCCACctttctcctccacacctgcaggTGGAGAACATGGATGCATGAATCTCTACAGAGTTCTTTGAATATTATCCGTCTCATCAGTTTTCAGTGAACAAAACTCCTCACAGAGCCAAAATAAGCAGTTTGTATCCAACATAACTCAGCTGGACTCTGATGCTCCGTATAACAGCCACACATGAGTCTGGATTCACTCAAAGCATTGAACAAACTTTATTGGAAATGAAGCTTTTGGACATTTGTTCTCTGATATTTGCTCTTCAGCTCGAGTCTCCATCAGTGGGAACATTTCCTgattcaacttttcttctgttcaaATCAAACTCCATGAGAATCAAAGTGTGAATCAGAGTCCTGATGATCAGATTCTATAGAAACATGGAGACTGTAGAGGATTTACACTCAATATGTTCATTTGTTCCCTTCAAGAAAAATCAATCATTCATCCAATAAAATCAGTCGTTGATCAGTTTGATTGACAGGACAGATGATCAGAGGTGCAGAGTTTTTACCTCCATAATTCAAACTGGGACTGAAGTATGGGTGGAGTTTGTGAGTGAAGGAGCAGCCAGTAAAGGAGTagatcagagctgcagcaccTACATCATAAAAGGAGACCAGACCCTCCTCATAATCCACAAACACCCCCACCTTCTCAGGACCAGGATGGAGACAGAGGGGGACTAAATACTTAGCATTAGCTTTGTACTCATTTCCATTTCTCAGCATCACAGTCCAAAGACCATCCTGAGGACTCACTGTGGTGTCTCCCTTCCTGTTGATCGACTCTGTGGCCACTCCTAAAACCCAGGCAGTCTTTCCTTTAACCTGAACCTCAAAGTAAAATCTGCCTGAAGAGAAACTCTGCTCTCCTAAAACCAtaacatacagagaaaatctcTCTGGGTTGTCTGGAAGATTCTTCCACACATCACTATCATACACTTGTTTTCCATCATCAGACAGGATGAGATAAGGATTTGCTGTATCAGGATCCAGAGTCACATCCACCTCATGCTGCTGCaccctctgcagctctgcagcctctaacagcttcttcttcatggGTTTCCAGACTGTCTCCTCCAGCTGAGCCACAGCTCTCCCCACAGTCCCCTCATATGATGGtggatgaactctgacctctgtccAGTCCTTGCTGGGTGGAGCAGCTTTCAGGGAGGAGAAGctttggaggaggtggaggtggtcttcAGAGCGtgagagctgctccacctcAGAGCTTCTCTCCATCAGCTCAGAGATTTCCTGTTCCAGATCTTTGATGAGACCTTCAGCCTGTTTCTCTGtagcttcctgtttgtcttcGATCTCCTTCATGAGCTCCTTCAGGCGTCTCTCAACAGACTCCATCAGAGCCATGAGGACCTGAACAccttctgctttctgtctgtctgcagcatctttactcatcttcacCGACTCTGTGATCTCCTGAATCTTCAGTCGTCTCTTCTGGATCATCTGCTGAATCTCAGCCTCTGTCTTCTCCAGCTCTGCCTTCTTTCCTTCATATTCTTCTCTCAGAGGAACAAACTCGTGGTTCTTGTGGTCTAAAACAGGGCAGAGCATGCAGACACATGTCTGGTCGGTCTTACAGAACAGCTGCAGCAGGTTATCGTGCTTCGTGCACATCCTGCCTTCCAGGTTCTCCACAGCATCAACCAGCTGATGTCTTTTCAGGCCTTTCACTGTCAGATGAGGCTCCAGGTGAGTCTGACAGTAGGAGGTCTGA comes from Astatotilapia calliptera unplaced genomic scaffold, fAstCal1.2 U_scaffold_48, whole genome shotgun sequence and encodes:
- the LOC113018175 gene encoding E3 ubiquitin-protein ligase TRIM21-like, with the translated sequence MSAASNLRSEDQFLCSICLDVFTDPVTTPCGHNFCKTCISQHWDMSQSCQCPMCKETFYTRPQLKINTFISEMVAQFRREAQQKASSSSSEQQAAKPGEVPCDVCTGTRLKALKSCLLCQTSYCQTHLEPHLTVKGLKRHQLVDAVENLEGRMCTKHDNLLQLFCKTDQTCVCMLCPVLDHKNHEFVPLREEYEGKKAELEKTEAEIQQMIQKRRLKIQEITESVKMSKDAADRQKAEGVQVLMALMESVERRLKELMKEIEDKQEATEKQAEGLIKDLEQEISELMERSSEVEQLSRSEDHLHLLQSFSSLKAAPPSKDWTEVRVHPPSYEGTVGRAVAQLEETVWKPMKKKLLEAAELQRVQQHEVDVTLDPDTANPYLILSDDGKQVYDSDVWKNLPDNPERFSLYVMVLGEQSFSSGRFYFEVQVKGKTAWVLGVATESINRKGDTTVSPQDGLWTVMLRNGNEYKANAKYLVPLCLHPGPEKVGVFVDYEEGLVSFYDVGAAALIYSFTGCSFTHKLHPYFSPSLNYGGKNSAPLIICPVNQTDQRLILLDE